The following are from one region of the Littorina saxatilis isolate snail1 linkage group LG4, US_GU_Lsax_2.0, whole genome shotgun sequence genome:
- the LOC138964387 gene encoding serine/threonine-protein kinase Nek4-like: MGTRPNDSRGGKGMVVVKPKTQWTRERRFEVLDQVFDSQGSMVRFERCSEVQPNGVKKQFLLKRVKRKGSSADTWDKDLMTWSQLRDCRYIIKYEDAWETTQEVQNVLCEDARMCLSVCLGEMASAGVTPCTQLYPLWLFHIASALEYMHERNNKDHPILHRALQPDNIMVTDSCVLKLCAFGTSKRLDKGRGKTDTVVGGGLFQSPEIRKGQPYDQSADIWSFGVTAVFIADHKRANKTGTFEKLLEIMSESGQNKATQQAVKAALQTQPSERPNASKIVVDLQENYDQDWLRASPSANVFPPPFVAGQRPTSQPKSHSRTDIPRVQSTENVDHTCSRPVLPARSHVSRDDDLSSKTPILHTRTRPKPGLVETTQTGVETAEMTTQTSFKTETETMEPHCAAMQNTGTQTSQKLHQAQNKQKHVHAKVIVLKIDRKNPAHEQTVLGTIDSEHLQNLTDHTEEDLIKHALQDYPDPHHRHRRGSSRRVHPSATTTSSTSSGNSTATTASYSPSTPNTADSQENLKRALEKQNETHSSSSGPLTPHSHRQRPLTSDDDLQAPQRNTPPSHHRSREPPKERHTQAQEHRSEQTTISERHGLPFTRTETVYASRHERAMDQEALQHIAALVNRRPSATQRTVQDEDEKKTAAQRVRRKSRQNDVIPEDLSRHEGARNNSSQDDSGRHTDDTSGQGDSSDR; encoded by the exons TTCCTATTGAAACGTGTTAAACGGAAAGGAAGTAGCGCAGATACATGGGACAAGGACCTGATGACCTGGAGTCAGCTGAGAGACTGTCGCTACATCATTAAGTACGAAGATGCATGGGAGACTACACAGGAAGTCCAGAACGTGCTGTGCGAAGATGCCCGGATGTGCCTGTCGGTGTGTCTGGGAGAAATGGCGTCGGCAGGCGTGACACCGTGCACACAGCTTTATCCGCTCTGGCTGTTTCACATCGCATCCGCTCTAGAG TACATGCACGAGAGGAACAACAAAGACCATCCAATACTTCATCGAGCCCTTCAACCAGACAACATCATGGTCACTGACTCCTGTGTCCTCAAACTCTGTGCATTTGGTACCTCCAA GCGCCTGGACAAGGGGCGCGGCAAGACGGACACAGTGGTGGGGGGAGGACTTTTCCAGAGTCCGGAGATTCGTAAAGGTCAACCTTACGATCAGTCG GCGGACATCTGGAGTTTTGGTGTTACAGCAGTCTTTATTGCAGACCACAAACGAGCCAACAAAACTGGAacatttgaaaag CTGCTAGAGATCATGAGTGAGAGCGGTCAAAATAAAGCTACTCAGCAAGCAGTAAAGGCAGCTCTACAGACACAGCCCTCAGAGCGACCCAACGCGTCAAAAATAGTGGTGGATCTTCAGGAGAATTATGACCAGGATTGGCTACGCGCGTCTCCTTCTGCGAACGTGTTTCCTCCGCCATTCG TGGCTGGACAACGACCGACGTCACAACCTAAATCTCACTCGAGAACAGACATACCCCGTGTTCAATCTACAGAGAATGTAGACCACACTTGTTCTCGCCCAGTTCTACCTGCAAGATCTCACGTTTCCAGAGATGATGACCTGTCGTCTAAAACACCTATTTTGCACACCAGAACCCGGCCGAAGCCTGGGCTGGTCGAGACTACTCAAACGGGAGTAGAAACAGCGGAAATGACGACACAGACCTCCTTCAAGACTGAAACAGAGACAATGGAACCTCACTGCGCGGCCATGCAGAACACCGGTACACAAACTTCTCAAAAACTTCACCAAGcgcaaaataaacaaaagcaCGTGCACGCCAAAGTCATTGTCTTGAAGATAGACCGCAAAAATCCTGCACACGAACAAACTGTGCTTGGAACCATTGACTCTGAGCACCTTCAAAACCTGACGGATCACACAGAAGAGGACCTGATCAAACATGCTCTTCAAGATTATCCCGATCCACACCACCGGCACCGTCGTGGGTCGTCAAGAAGAGTTCACCCCAGCGCTACAACAACGTCTTCAACATCGTCGGGGAATTCTACTGCAACGACAGCGTCATATTCACCAAGCACGCCTAATACTGCTGACAGTCAGGAAAATCTGAA GAGAGCACTGGAAAAACAGAACGAAACTCACAGCAGTTCTTCAGGTCCGCTGACGCCTCACAGTCACCGACAACGGCCACTGACCTCAGATGACGATCTCCAAGCACCTCAAAGAAATACTCCACCTTCTCACCATCGCAGTCGAGAACCTCCAAAAGAACGGCACACACAGGCCCAAGAACATCGCTCAGAACAGACAACTATCTCCGAAAGACACGGACTACCCTTCACCAGGACAGAAACTGTTTACGCGAGTAGACACGAACGCGCTATGGACCAAGAAGCCCTACAACACATCGCTGCTCTAGTCAACAG ACGCCCAAGTGCCACCCAGCGAACGGTACAAGACGAAGACGAAAAGAAAACAGCAGCGCAACGTGTAAGGAGAAAATCACGTCAAAATGACGTCATACCAGAGGACTTGTCACGTCATGAAGGGGCGAGAAATAATTCAAGTCAGGACGATTCAGGACGTCACACGGACGATACGAGCGGCCAAGGAGACAGTAGTGATAGATAA
- the LOC138965547 gene encoding uncharacterized protein: protein MGKPSSRRADRRKSRKGQDNMYTRRNSRPQAQRAQNTPPPAEAPTRSSKPKQATSSESKLGSHLDMEFDQEDGLSGFRFIDVSLLIEFVSKLLCPTCKRPMGENKRLSHVSESRSSLASKFEFTCQCQMKQSFWTSAKLTKTYEVNRRFAVAMFAIGRNQQQGTRFLGNMNMPASMYKTSWVHHKKAILQATERTAEESTKKAAADLKAAKGDQVTVSCDGTWQRRGFQSKNGVFTLLSADKQNSKVIDTVTMSSYCDSCAKNKKKKTPEEFIEWRDHDHIPKGECDKNHDGPAGGMEAAGALTAFQRSVDQHQLKYVSFLGDGDSKAYASVSSRNIYPNLEIKKLECCGHVQKRMGRQLTSKVTELKKTKFPKNGKTVTGIGGKGGLTKKAILAIQGHYGAAIRNNSGNVKGMKKAIWAIWEHRNKIHDNCGAWCPSKKNPPEDPNRNALPQFACEAIKPVFQRLSDDVLLQKCAHGGTQNTNESFHNIIWERCPKTVFVGRPRLAIAVADATVAYNDGELGRLSIFTKLGMPQGFYTIKCFQELDRQRIRGAGAALDPAERQSRRVVAHRNEQGHHQFYDGGAH, encoded by the exons ATGGGAAAACCATCGTCTAGGAGAGCTGATAGGCGAAAATCACGCAAAGGACAGGATAATATGTACACAAGAAGAAATAGTAGGCCACAGGCACAGCGAGCACAGAACACACCGCCACCGGCTGAAGCACCCACTCGCTCGTCGAAACCAAAACAAGCCACTTCGTCGGAATCGAAACTAGGCTCTCATCTCGACATGGAATTTGATCAGGAAGATGGACTTTCTGGGTTTCGTTTCATCGATGTGAGCCTCCTGATTGAATTTGTATCAAAACTTCTCTGTCCAACTTGTAAACGGCCTATGGGTGAAAACAAGAGGCTGTCTCATGTGTCAGAGAGTCGTAGTTCCCTTGCATCGAAATTCGAATTCACATGTCAATGCCAGATGAAGCAGAGCTTTTGGACTTCTGCTAAGTTGACAAAGACATATGAAGTGAACAGACGGTTTGCCGTGGCAATGTTTGCAATTggcagaaatcaacaacaaggtACACGTTTTCTTGGCAATATGAACATGCCTGCTTCAATGTACAAGACAAGCTGGGTACATCACAAGAAGGCCATCCTACAGGCGACTGAAAGAACTGCTGAAGAAAGTACTAAAAAAGCTGCAG CTGACCTCAAGGCGGCCAAGGGAGACCAGGTAACTGTCTCATGTGACGGTACGTGGCAGAGGAGGGGCTTCCAGTCCAAGAACGGCGTCTTCACCTTGCTGTCGGCAGACAAGCAGAACTCGAAGGTGATTGATACTGTCACTATGTCATCTTATTGTGATTCTTGtgcaaagaacaagaaaaagaagacacccGAGGAATTCATTGAGTGGAGAGATCATGATCATATTCCAAAAGGAGAGTGCGACAAAAATCATGATGGCCCGGCTGGCGGCATGGAGGCTGCTGGCGCTCTCACTGCTTTTCAGCGGAGCGTCGACCAACACCAGCTCAAATATGTCTCGTTTCTCGGTGACGGTGACAGCAAAGCCTATGCTTCTGTCAGTAGTAGGAATATCTATCCAAATCTTGAGATTAAAAAGCTGGAGTGTTGTGGCCATGTACAGAAGCGTATGGGTCGACAGCTCACAAGCAAAGTGACGGAACTGAAAAAGACAAAATTTCCAAAAAACGGGAAAACGGTGACAGGGATAGGAGGGAAGGGAGGGCTGACAAAGAAAGCCATTCTAGCAATTCAAGGCCACTATGGTGCTGCTATCAGGAACAATTCAGGTAAtgtcaaaggaatgaagaaggCCATTTGGGCGATCTGGGAGCACCGCAACAAGATCCACGACAACTGTGGAGCCTGGTGCCCTTCCAAGAAGAACCCGCCAGAGGACCCAAACAGGAATGCCCTGCCACAGTTTGCGTGTGAAGCCATCAAACCTGTGTTTCAAAGGCTGTCTGATGATGTGCTTCTCCAGAAGTGTGCTCATGGAGGTACTCAGAACACTAACGAGTCCTTTCACAACATCATCTGGGAGCGGTGTCCCAAGACTGTTTTTGTCGGTCGGCCGCGCCTCGCCATAGCTGTTGCTGATGCTACAGTGGCCTACAATGACGGGGAGCTGGGGCGCCTGAGTATCTTCACTAAACTCGGAATGCCGCAAGGATTCTATACCATCAAGTGCTTCCAGGAGCTTGACCGGCAGAGGATCAGGGGTGCGGGGGCAGCACTTGACCCTGCCGAGCGTCAGTCGCGAAGAGTGGTGGCTCACCGCAATGAGCAAGGACATCATCAATTTTATGATGGAGGTGCTCACTAG